Genomic DNA from Bacteroides zhangwenhongii:
GCGCACGTGTGCGTGTGTAAGGGAGGCCCGGAAAAGTGTACCCGTTGTACCCGCCGTATCCGCCGCACCCGATAGGCGCATTACCCCCGCTACACCCACCGTCAGGCAGACGCAGTGCTTTATAAGTCCTAAAGCATAGCTTTAGAGGTCGTAAAGCACTGCTTTAGCCTATGTAAAGCACTGCTCTATCAAGGCTCTCCCAAAGCATCCACAATCACCCGCACTTCCAGCGGTGTATAAGAGCGATGTTCCGGTTGATAACCTAAATCGTACAGGCGTTGCAGAAGTCCGGGACACCGCAGGATCCATTTCTTCATCTTCCGGTAAGCGGCAATGCCGGTTAGTTCGGGGGAATAAAGTTGCGCCAGTTCCATACGGCCATACGCACGTATCTTGAATTCTTTCATGATGGATAAGTTTCTGATTTACTGTCACAAAAGTAACAAAATATTTCTACATAGCCAACGCTTTCCCATTGAATAACCGACCATAATTGCACATAACAGACAAAGCATGACCGTAACCGTACTTTACTGATTATCCGGAGTTTCGAGGTGTTATCTTTGTATCGTCAAAAGGGAAAATAATCCCTGCGGCACAATGTTTAACCCTTTAATTTATTGTTTTATGATTCGTTACAAAATTTATCAGAACCAGCAGAAGAAAGGTGT
This window encodes:
- a CDS encoding DUF4248 domain-containing protein, with product MKEFKIRAYGRMELAQLYSPELTGIAAYRKMKKWILRCPGLLQRLYDLGYQPEHRSYTPLEVRVIVDALGEP